The genomic stretch catcaagactctgataccatgtcaaagaaccatctcaacccaatagcttaagctattaggtgaagtctcaggatatgatttatatcatTCTCTAACAAGTTCTATATATTGCCATATTGATGGCCAATGCCAAAGAATCGCATTTCTTGCTGGATAATAAATTCGATATCCAAGGCAACAAAACTTTGGCTTTTGCTTCAGTTCTCATTGTACAGCAGTGGAATATTTTTTGGAGTACATTGCTGATGTTTCTTAAATCATCATCCGTTGTAATTGTTATGCCATGGATTGGAAAGACTACATGCCAAAGAAAGAAACCTTCCCTTATTTGTGAAGGAAGTTGTGTCTTACAATGGCCAAGGGATCATCGAACCAATTTACAAAAGCAAAGCAACCAAATGTTCATATTGTtaagaaaactcaaaaccaACTTACAATCCGAAAATTTCTAATATAAATACAAACCAGAAAATTGTAGCCAACAGATTAATTAAGAGCGAAAATTTCCACTTCGTGttattaaaaataccaaaagagATAGAGGGATAAAAATCATGATGAATCCAAGAGGTGGATACACTGGTTTTCGGCCCAGAGGATATAATCCTCCCCGCAGAGTACCTTTGCGCAGCACCTCTCAAAATATTCCAGCCAATTTTCAGCCAAATACAGAATGGAAGGAAGAAGATGCAGCTCAAGTTTTACTTGTATATCTTCCTGGTAACTTTCTGATTATCTAATTGCCTAAAATTCAGATTTAAATCTTCATGGTCCAACCTtgcattttcttgaaaaagtgTGGTTAATTATGCAGGTTTCTTGAAAGAGCAAATAGTTGTTTCAGCAGACGAACTGCAAAGTAATATCAGAGTTTATGGAGAGCGTATACTCGCAAATAACATGCGCAGTCGCTTTAATACAGCTCACACCGTTCCCAAAAATTGTGACCTGAGCCAAATGAAATTGGGGTTTGATGGTGGGATCCTAACCATCAGGATTCCGAAAAACATTCCTGCTGTAAAAAGTACTGATACTGGAGAATTAGAGGCCACAGCTAGCCAAGAGTATCCTGGGCTTCAAGACTCTACAGGAAAACCAAAGCCTGAGAAGAATGGAGAAGAGACTCCTTCAGGGAGAACCTCAACCACCTCTGCCAAAGAAACAGAAGGGAAAGATGTTAAAGCTCCAAGCACCCAAAAGGCAGCCAGCGAGGAGGTGTCTCAAAAGGGTCAAGATGAAGCTCCTCAAAAAGCTGATTTATTGGTTAATACCACAAAACAAATAGAGAAGAAGAGTGCAGGGTTAGATGGTGAAAAAGCTCATCAAATTGTCAccgaaaagaaagaagcaaatgtGAAGCCTGTTGAAGAGGAAAAGCCCGAGAAAGTTGCTGAAAAGCCTTCgaaagaagaggagaaaggTGAGGAACCAAAGATAGCTGAGAAAGTTGTTGAAAAGCCATTGGTAAAGGAAGAGGAAAAGGAGAGTGCTGTCctgaagaaggaggaggaggaggagaatgcGACAGCTGCTGGTGATGATAAAGAGAAGTCTAACAAGGATATTTCCGAGGATGCAGAGAATGCAAGAGCTTCTGCTAACAAGGACGAGGACAAGAAGAATGATGAGAATCAACTGATGGTGAATATTTTTGTGGCAGTTTCAATAAttatggctgttggagcacaTTTCTATAGCATTTTTAGCTCATCTGGCAAGATCTAAAGCCATGTtccaagaacaagaaaatatagCAGTATCAGTAAATACTATATCTGAAGGCATCTCTAGAACAGTTGAAATGCAAGTATTGAGATCGCATGTTTATTATATTCTGAGCACATATACTTAATATGAGcatatttcatctttttttaaaaaaataaaaataaataatggaacatgttttatcattaattgtgagcagttttttttttaatgctatttCTTAATAGAAATGTATACCAGATATagcaatattaaaagataataataatttcagaAAAACAGTGCTTACTTTTCAATTTGAGGATCCAATTGAAACCATAGGTGTGTGTGGGACTAAagtgtaatttttattaattagtccCACACCACGCATTTAACAGcttaaaaagttaaaacatgcaaattaaattgaaaatattaattaacattaatttgttagacgaaaaaaaaaaaaaccttttcagCAGTTAGATACAAAGGATCAATAATTATTCTATGGATTTAGAAGAGagatatggataaaaaaaaaaaaaaaaaaaaaaaaacagaaaaagaaatttaCACTGTAACTCACtggaataatttaattatttaatagacTCAGAAACAATTTCCtccattttttcttcctttcactTCCAGTGACTCATGGACAGCAGAAAAACTAGGCTGTAGCTTTCGGCATCCATAACACCTTCAAACTTTAGTCTTAGAGAATAGATTTTTAGCATGCGGGTTAGATTAagatcatattatattttttttaacataaaaaaaatacatgggtTTTACTGGTAATTTTttctagtgaaaaaaaataaataaatcatgtgagAATTGATTGTACATGGCCcaatttgacctaataaatccAAAGATAATATAGATAAGGAGGAAAAAtatggttttaatttaaaataaatattcaatatgagattttttatatataaatattgagatagaaacatataaattagatcaataggtaattaaaaaaaaagaaaaactttattCTTGAAAATCTTGAAATGCTACCAATGGATTCGTGAAATATAattgtgattttattaattagatccCACACCACACGTTTTGTGTCTTAAAAGGCATAGTTAATAATCTGATTCGGCTAAACCTTGCCGCTGTTAATATGCCGGTTAGGttgatttgtttaataaaacattattatttaaaaaaaataatatgttgacTAGATATTATGTTGTTAAAAtatgttatattatattatactaatgaataaaaatatttaatttatcataataaaaaatataaaaaaaaagaacatatatttgtttgaaaCCATAAACATGTAAACATATAACTAATAATAAACATgttttcaatacaaaaataataacagaATTTTAGCATACATATTTAGCATATAAtgttcatattaataataaaaaatatatttttagattaaaaataaaaaagaatatttatttgttgaagcattttaaagtaattaaatttttattgttattaagaATAAATTCTTGTGcaactaaatatttatattatatctttgaagattctaataatatttttttagttcagatatatttttaaataaagtttttaaatcaaagtaaaaaaacttagatatctCTTAATAAAATATGAACCTAAATCCTAGATTTAggataagaaaatcaaagtatatatataaaaaaaaaaaacactaaaaataaagtAGGAAagagtatgaaaaaaataaagttagaaactttttctccatctttttttataataaattttaagagttaaaatttaaaaaattaattctcattaTTATTAACCTTTAACTAACCatcataaatcaagaattaaatttaaaataacatcaaaaattcttaaaaaaaaatttaacctataatatatttaaaccgtgttaataaaacaaaattccaaCATACCTTCCTTTTTATTTCCTGTAAAACATAGCTACGAGCAGTTCCTATTTAGCTTGAGAGGCGTGTTTCACAAttctgttaaaaaatttaaatatgtgaattaaatgtaaaatattaacaaaaaaaaagaaatttgacaaaagaacccaattgaaaaatatatgaaatactTAGGACCCAattgataaaaacatttattttgataCTCAATGAAGAATCTGTATATATTACAAGGACTAGATTAGGTTTCCCCAATTAAAAAGCCGTGGTTCGTTCTGTTCCACTGTAGCTATTATAAGGACTAGCCAGTTTCTCTCCCCTTCCCTCCCTCTACTAGACTGGTGGCTTACATGGTGCCTTGAAATGGTTTGTCTTGCATTTGAACCTTCGATAATACACAAAAAGCAATGAATTTGCTTCgtatattatcaattaaaatatgcaAAATTCGAAGCTTGTGCTAAGAAGTTTCCTTCTGGGATGCAGCACCACCGCCAAGAAGAAGTCGTTTTCCTATACCATCTTCAGCAATAAAAACAACCACCCTTTATTTagtttgcttttgtttctaCATAATTCTAATGAAACCAGCTTTGTAGTGACCAAAAGGCGTGGTTTTTGTGGGTATGCAGTAGAGCAGTTCTCCGATGACGAGTACGAGTGTGATTTTGAAAACCACAAggtctgttttttctttttttctatcattCGTTTTATTAGGTTatgaatgtaatttttttatttttggtgtaAAATATTGGGATTTGAATGAATAAATGGTGATTAATCAACTAGAAATGAAAAGGGTTGTGAGTATTATTGTTGATTGTGGGATGAATgtgatagtttttttgttttctggggGAATTAGTGCAATTGATTTGTTGTGTATATGAACTGACTGATTATACTGTCAAGAGGTTGGGAAATTTGGTGGTCTAAGATGgtgttttgttattaattttaggctTCTTCGTCTGTGGCCAATGTTGATGAGTGGAAATGGAAGCTCAGCTTGCTATTGCGTAGTGAAACAGACCAAGAGATTGTTTCTAGAGATAGAAAAGACAGGAGAGACTATGAGCAGATTTCAAATCTTGCTGGAAGGATGGGACTTTATAGGTAATGGAGGCAGTAGTTACTTTTTGTTAAcaagtatatttgttttgtgtGCCCGTAGTGGACTGAGATTTTGAAATGATATATTGAGATCTTGCTTTTCATTGTTTATCAGTGAACTATATGGAAAAGTGGTTGTTGCAAGCAAGGTTCCTCTACCTAACTACAGGCCTGATTTGGATGATAAGCGGCCACAAAGGGAGGTGATGATTTGTGAAGCTCTTCGAACGAGTTTGTATGAATGTTATTTCTAGATGTTTTGTCAGGCTGGATGGTTGGAATTTTAATTTTCCATTTGTGCAGGTGGTTATCCCACTAAGTTTGCAAAGGAGGGTTGAGGGTTTACTTCAGGAGCATCTTGATAGAATTCAACTAAGTGCTGGAAAAGTTGGTGGTAATGCAGATGATGCGTCCATCAATCAGATTGAAGATACAAGTCCAGATGAGAATCCAGATTCATTTCTAGACCGCTCTGTGATGGAAAGGGTTCTTCAGAGGAGGAGTTTGCGAATGCGTAACATGCAAAGAGCTTGGCGGGTATGATTGTTGTTTTCTCATATTGAGAtctttgttattaatttgtTAAGTGTCATCGGCAAGACATCCTTAGCATTGTAAACTGATCAATAACACATGTTTGAAGGGGTGGGGATGATAGAAAGCATGTGTCTCGTTCTGATTTTGTTCTGTACTTATTGTCTTTGGttcataggaatcacttgaggGCAGAAAAATGATGGACTTTAGGAAATCTCTGCCTGCTTTCCAGGAAAAGGAGAAGTTACTCCAAGCAATagcaaggaatcaggtctgaaTATGCAGCTCATTGGCTTGTTTTCAGCTATGATCTTAAAGATTGTGCAATGTTCGCtgaaagaattgtttttttttgttttgcttttgtttgGAGAACTTTCTAATCTGTCCTCTCTTGATGTCCATATGTTTGATACTTCATTCAATTTGTCaagatttgttttcatttaacttttattctgtttctcttttattttcacaCTTTTGGCCATCAAACCAGAAGAGGAACCTTTTAATGGTGATGACATATGAGTAATAAATGTCTACCTTTCCcaaatttattgttaattagtTGTCTTATTGGTAGGTCATTGTAATATCTGGAGAGACTGGATGTGGGAAAACCACTCAACTTCCTCAATATATACTGGAGTCAGAAATAGAATCTGGGCGTGGAGCATTCTGTAGCATAATTTGCACTCAGCCTCGAAGAATATCTGCTATGGCTGTTGCAGATAGAGTGTCCGCAGAGAGAGGAGAGCCTCTTGGTGAAGCAGTGGGCGTTCTTTCTCTCAATACATTAACATATTGCACACACAAAGACTAGATTTGTTAACGTGatagtcttttttgttttttcatttgaaaacttTTTTCTCTCGCGGCTATACCACAACagatttttttgttaggttGGTTATAAAGTCCGACTAGAGGGTGTGAAAGGAAGAAACACACATCTGCTTTTTTGTACCAGTGGAATTTTACTTCGACGCCTATTAAGTGACCGCAACTTGAATGGCATAACCCATGTTTTCGTTGATGAAATTCATGAGCGAGGCATGAATGAAGGTAACTTCCTTATAAGTTTAGTTTGTCATCTATTCTTCACAAGAGGTTGTTCTACtatcttcctttttcttacatTTTATCTGTAACAGACTTCCTATTGATTGTGCTCAAGGATCTTCTTTCACGTCGTCAGGACTTGAGATTGATTTTAATGAGTGCCACTTTGAATGCGGAACTCTTTTCCAATTATTTTGGAGGAGCACCAACTATTCATATTCCAGTAAGCTATAAGCAGGAATTGTTATTAATATACACTTATTTGTTGGTATTTATAGCATTCTGGTGTTGGTGTGATGAGATGTGAGCATCAACTGTTTCAATAAtcagtt from Populus alba chromosome 8, ASM523922v2, whole genome shotgun sequence encodes the following:
- the LOC118045031 gene encoding uncharacterized protein encodes the protein MMNPRGGYTGFRPRGYNPPRRVPLRSTSQNIPANFQPNTEWKEEDAAQVLLVYLPGFLKEQIVVSADELQSNIRVYGERILANNMRSRFNTAHTVPKNCDLSQMKLGFDGGILTIRIPKNIPAVKSTDTGELEATASQEYPGLQDSTGKPKPEKNGEETPSGRTSTTSAKETEGKDVKAPSTQKAASEEVSQKGQDEAPQKADLLVNTTKQIEKKSAGLDGEKAHQIVTEKKEANVKPVEEEKPEKVAEKPSKEEEKGEEPKIAEKVVEKPLVKEEEKESAVLKKEEEEENATAAGDDKEKSNKDISEDAENARASANKDEDKKNDENQLMVNIFVAVSIIMAVGAHFYSIFSSSGKI